The Streptomyces kanamyceticus genome window below encodes:
- a CDS encoding OFA family MFS transporter — MTTTDLTAPVHFREVTDRNGRLYRIGETDRDIMGRPRWTMVLFPWMGMMGISSSEYAFTSAEDTLHDAHLWNSGHIFWLMGVWIFFQAAVAFPAGQLRESGRLPARYAMLLGALGTVLGYVSLAYAPHVTFAYIGFGMFSGIGAGLVYATCVNMVGKWYPERKGGKTGMVNGGFAYGSVPFVFLFTSYMDLSNYQGVLVSVGVLCALVVAVAGWFFKDPPKGWWPSHVDPLKVSQDPRIRRALEKNPPAVKQYTPKEAAHTPVLWMMWFCLLCTAGINIFGIAFQVPFGKDMGFAGGIVATAMSLKAIVNGTGRGVIGWISDRYGRRNTLVIVCVVLGSAQFGVLISGSMGSMPFFLFCSMVSGFGGGAIFPLFAAMTADYFGENNNATNYGMVYSSKLISGLVGSGVGGVVVNAWDYEGAFVIAGSIGLASAVLALFLKSPGRPRARHIAPNPHPIGEEMA; from the coding sequence ATGACAACCACCGACCTCACGGCTCCCGTCCACTTCAGAGAGGTGACGGACCGCAACGGCCGTCTGTACCGGATCGGCGAGACCGACCGGGACATCATGGGGCGACCACGATGGACCATGGTGCTCTTCCCATGGATGGGCATGATGGGCATCAGCTCGTCGGAGTACGCGTTCACCTCCGCCGAGGACACCCTGCACGACGCGCACCTTTGGAACAGCGGGCACATCTTCTGGCTGATGGGCGTCTGGATCTTCTTCCAGGCCGCTGTCGCCTTCCCCGCGGGGCAGCTGCGGGAGAGCGGGCGGCTGCCCGCACGGTACGCGATGCTCCTCGGAGCGCTCGGCACGGTCCTCGGCTATGTCTCGCTCGCTTATGCGCCGCATGTGACGTTCGCCTATATCGGATTCGGCATGTTCAGCGGCATCGGCGCCGGTCTCGTCTACGCGACCTGCGTGAACATGGTCGGCAAGTGGTACCCCGAGCGCAAGGGCGGCAAGACCGGCATGGTCAACGGCGGCTTCGCCTATGGCTCCGTGCCCTTCGTCTTCCTCTTCACCTCGTACATGGATCTGAGCAACTACCAAGGCGTGCTGGTCTCCGTCGGCGTCCTGTGCGCGCTGGTCGTGGCCGTCGCGGGCTGGTTCTTCAAGGACCCGCCCAAGGGATGGTGGCCCTCACACGTCGACCCGCTGAAGGTGTCGCAGGACCCTCGCATCCGGCGGGCCCTCGAGAAGAACCCACCCGCCGTCAAGCAGTACACCCCCAAGGAGGCCGCCCACACCCCTGTGCTCTGGATGATGTGGTTCTGTCTGCTCTGCACGGCGGGGATCAATATCTTCGGGATCGCCTTTCAAGTGCCCTTCGGCAAGGACATGGGGTTCGCGGGCGGAATCGTGGCCACGGCGATGTCCCTGAAGGCGATCGTCAATGGCACGGGGCGCGGCGTGATCGGCTGGATCTCCGACCGCTACGGCCGCCGCAACACCCTCGTCATCGTCTGCGTCGTCCTGGGCTCCGCCCAGTTCGGCGTGCTGATCTCCGGGTCCATGGGGAGCATGCCGTTCTTCCTCTTCTGCTCCATGGTCTCCGGCTTCGGCGGCGGCGCGATCTTCCCCCTGTTCGCGGCCATGACGGCCGACTACTTCGGTGAGAACAACAACGCCACCAACTACGGAATGGTCTACAGCTCGAAGTTGATCTCGGGCCTGGTCGGCTCCGGCGTAGGAGGCGTGGTGGTCAACGCCTGGGACTACGAAGGCGCGTTCGTGATCGCCGGTTCCATCGGTCTCGCCTCGGCCGTACTCGCACTCTTCCTGAAGTCTCCGGGCAGGCCACGGGCCCGGCACATCGCACCCAACCCGCACCCGATCGGTGAGGAGATGGCTTGA
- a CDS encoding thiamine pyrophosphate-binding protein, whose product MPDDNSQNHISGGHLVAKALKAEGVEVIYTLCGGHIIDIYDGCVDEGIDVVDVRHEQVAAHAADGYARITGKPGCAVVTAGPGTTDAVTGVANAFRAESPMLLIGGQGAHTQHKMGSLQDLPHVDMMTPITKFAATVPDTARAADMVSMAFRECYHGAPGPSFLEIPRDVLDAKVPVDKARVPQAGQYRASTRSAGDPEAVEKLADLLVHAEKPAILLGSQVWTTRGTEAAVDLVRTLNVPAYMNGAGRGTLPPGDPHHFQLSRRYAFSNADLIVIVGTPFDFRMGYGKRLSPDATVVQIDLDYRTVGKNRDIDLGIVGDAGLILKSVTEAASGRLNGGASQRKEWLDELRAAEQIAIEKRLPSLRSDASPIHPYRLVSEINDFLTEDSIYIGDGGDIVTFSGQVVQPKSPGHWMDPGPLGTLGVGIPFVLAAKQARPDKEVVALFGDGAFSLTGWDFETLVRYDLPFVGIVGNNSSMNQIRYGQKAKYGEQRERVGNTLGDVHYDKFAQMLGGHGEEVRDPADIGPALRRARESGKPSLINVWVDPDAYAPGTMNQTMYK is encoded by the coding sequence ATGCCCGACGACAACAGCCAGAACCACATCTCCGGTGGGCACCTGGTCGCCAAAGCACTCAAAGCGGAGGGCGTGGAGGTCATCTACACCCTCTGCGGCGGCCACATCATCGACATCTACGACGGCTGCGTCGACGAGGGCATCGACGTCGTCGACGTACGCCATGAACAGGTCGCGGCCCACGCGGCCGACGGCTACGCGCGCATCACGGGCAAGCCGGGCTGTGCGGTGGTGACGGCGGGACCCGGCACGACCGACGCCGTCACCGGTGTCGCCAACGCCTTCCGCGCCGAGTCCCCCATGCTGCTGATCGGCGGCCAAGGGGCCCACACCCAGCACAAGATGGGCTCCCTCCAGGACCTGCCGCACGTCGACATGATGACGCCGATCACCAAGTTCGCGGCGACCGTGCCGGACACGGCCCGCGCGGCGGACATGGTGTCGATGGCGTTCCGCGAGTGCTACCACGGCGCTCCGGGCCCTTCCTTCCTGGAGATACCCCGCGACGTCCTCGACGCCAAGGTGCCGGTCGACAAGGCCCGTGTCCCCCAGGCCGGGCAGTACCGCGCGTCGACCCGCTCGGCGGGCGACCCCGAGGCCGTCGAGAAGCTCGCCGACCTCCTCGTGCACGCGGAGAAGCCGGCGATCCTGCTCGGCAGCCAGGTGTGGACGACCCGCGGCACCGAAGCCGCCGTCGACCTCGTACGCACCCTCAACGTGCCCGCCTACATGAACGGCGCCGGGCGCGGCACCCTGCCGCCAGGGGACCCGCACCACTTCCAGCTCTCGCGGCGCTACGCCTTCTCCAACGCCGACCTCATCGTCATCGTGGGCACCCCCTTCGACTTCCGCATGGGATACGGAAAACGGCTCTCTCCGGACGCCACCGTCGTCCAGATCGACCTCGACTACCGCACCGTCGGCAAGAACAGGGACATCGATCTGGGCATCGTCGGAGACGCCGGGCTCATCCTCAAGTCGGTGACCGAGGCCGCGTCCGGACGTCTCAACGGAGGGGCGTCCCAGCGCAAGGAGTGGCTCGACGAGCTGCGCGCCGCCGAACAGATCGCCATCGAGAAGCGGCTCCCGAGCCTGCGCTCCGACGCCTCACCCATCCACCCGTACCGCCTGGTCAGCGAAATCAACGACTTCCTTACCGAAGACTCCATCTACATCGGCGACGGCGGCGACATCGTCACCTTCTCCGGACAGGTCGTCCAGCCCAAGTCGCCGGGACACTGGATGGACCCGGGACCGCTCGGCACGCTCGGCGTCGGCATCCCCTTCGTGCTCGCCGCGAAGCAGGCACGGCCCGACAAGGAAGTGGTGGCCCTCTTCGGAGACGGCGCCTTCAGCCTCACCGGCTGGGACTTCGAGACCCTGGTGCGCTACGACCTGCCCTTCGTCGGGATCGTCGGCAACAACTCCTCGATGAACCAGATCCGTTACGGCCAGAAGGCCAAGTACGGCGAGCAACGCGAGCGGGTCGGCAACACCCTCGGCGACGTCCACTACGACAAGTTCGCCCAGATGCTCGGCGGCCACGGCGAAGAGGTCCGCGACCCCGCCGACATCGGCCCCGCGCTGCGCCGCGCACGCGAGTCCGGCAAGCCCTCGCTCATCAACGTCTGGGTCGACCCGGACGCGTACGCCCCCGGAACCATGAACCAGACCATGTACAAGTGA
- a CDS encoding sugar phosphate isomerase/epimerase family protein, which yields MSRKHTPADPELASRLSRRGMLGVAAGATAAALIGATTPAAAAGKGRGGPVLPPGRLGIQLYSLRDKVSTAGFGPVFAELEAYGYDEIEFAGYTQGSAGAITLAQLKRLARDHGLHPIGSHVGYYDDNNPNAYTFAQNLTKVLDDAEALGLKHIGTASGPFRYGSTVDGWKRAAEDFNTYGEAARKRGMKFYQHNHAEEFSFATDKPNVRLYDVLLAETDPDAVYLEMDIYWAFCAQFRFGKRPDGTPAPFEPLDYVLKQPHRYPLFHVKDGVRDESTRDGYRMSDVGDGDIDYKKFLSKVTARTHHGRRYHHWQTEHDNPVESYAFARKSSEHLHSLRTGRCGD from the coding sequence ATGAGCCGCAAGCACACCCCCGCCGACCCCGAACTCGCGTCCAGACTCAGCCGACGCGGCATGCTCGGCGTGGCCGCGGGAGCCACCGCCGCGGCGCTCATCGGCGCGACCACACCGGCCGCCGCCGCGGGCAAGGGCCGCGGTGGCCCCGTCCTGCCGCCCGGCCGCCTCGGCATCCAGCTCTACAGCCTCCGCGACAAGGTCTCCACCGCCGGATTCGGCCCGGTCTTCGCCGAGTTGGAGGCGTACGGATACGACGAGATCGAGTTCGCCGGATACACCCAGGGCTCCGCGGGCGCCATCACCCTCGCCCAGCTCAAGAGGCTGGCCCGCGACCACGGACTGCACCCCATCGGCTCGCACGTCGGCTATTACGACGACAACAACCCCAACGCGTACACCTTCGCGCAGAACCTGACCAAGGTCCTCGACGACGCCGAAGCCCTCGGCCTCAAGCACATCGGCACCGCGTCGGGCCCCTTCCGCTACGGCTCGACCGTCGACGGATGGAAGCGCGCGGCCGAGGACTTCAACACCTATGGCGAAGCGGCACGCAAGCGGGGCATGAAGTTCTACCAGCACAACCACGCCGAGGAGTTCTCCTTCGCCACCGACAAGCCGAACGTCCGCCTCTACGACGTGCTGCTCGCCGAGACCGACCCCGATGCCGTGTACCTGGAGATGGACATCTACTGGGCCTTCTGCGCCCAGTTCCGCTTCGGCAAGCGGCCCGACGGCACCCCGGCCCCCTTCGAACCGCTCGACTACGTGCTCAAGCAGCCGCACCGCTATCCGCTGTTCCACGTCAAGGACGGTGTCCGCGACGAAAGCACTCGCGACGGCTACCGCATGTCGGACGTCGGGGACGGCGACATCGACTACAAGAAGTTCCTGTCGAAGGTGACCGCCCGCACCCACCACGGCAGGCGCTACCACCACTGGCAGACCGAGCACGACAACCCGGTCGAGTCCTACGCCTTCGCCCGCAAGTCGAGCGAGCACCTGCACTCGCTGCGCACCGGTCGCTGCGGCGACTGA
- a CDS encoding nucleotide pyrophosphatase/phosphodiesterase family protein: protein MTPTPLLVLDVVGLTPRLLDHMPHLKALGRSGARARLDTVLPAVTCAAQSTFLTGTTPAEHGIVGNGWYFRELGDVLLWRQHNGLVAGDKLWDAARRAHPGYTVANICWWYAMGADTDFTVTPRPVYYADGRKEPDCYTRPPALHDELTDKLGTFPLFHFWGPGADLVSSRWIIDATRHILATRHPDLALCYLPHLDYDLQRFGPDDPRSSQAAADLDAALAPLLDDAEAEGRTVVALSEYGITRVNKPVDINRALRRAGLLEVHTQDGMEYLDPMASRAFAVADHQIAHVYVRRPEDLDATRAALEGIPGIEQLLDDEGKKAHHLDHPRAGELVAIAEPDAWFTYYYWLDDARAPDFAQLVEIHRKPGYDPVELFMDPQDPYVRVKAASALARKKLGMRYRMAVVPLDPSPIRGSHGRLPTSEDDSPLILCSTPRAVSGRVAATEVKSLLLQLAGLH, encoded by the coding sequence ATGACCCCGACTCCCTTGCTGGTCCTGGACGTCGTCGGCCTCACCCCGCGCCTCCTCGACCACATGCCGCACCTCAAGGCCCTTGGCCGGTCCGGCGCCAGAGCACGGCTCGACACCGTCCTGCCCGCCGTCACCTGCGCCGCCCAGTCCACGTTCCTCACCGGCACCACCCCCGCCGAACACGGCATCGTCGGCAACGGCTGGTACTTCCGCGAGCTCGGCGACGTCCTCCTGTGGCGTCAGCACAACGGCCTGGTCGCCGGCGACAAGCTGTGGGACGCCGCCCGCCGCGCGCACCCCGGCTACACCGTCGCCAACATCTGCTGGTGGTACGCCATGGGCGCCGACACCGACTTCACCGTCACCCCCCGCCCCGTCTACTACGCCGACGGCCGCAAGGAACCCGACTGCTACACCCGGCCCCCGGCCCTGCACGACGAACTCACCGACAAGCTCGGCACCTTTCCCCTCTTCCACTTCTGGGGACCCGGCGCCGACCTCGTGTCCAGCCGCTGGATCATCGATGCCACCCGCCACATCCTCGCCACGCGCCACCCCGACCTGGCCCTGTGCTACCTCCCTCATCTCGACTACGACCTGCAGCGTTTCGGCCCGGACGACCCGCGCTCCTCGCAGGCCGCGGCCGACCTGGACGCGGCCCTCGCCCCGCTGCTCGATGACGCCGAGGCCGAGGGCCGCACCGTCGTCGCCCTGTCCGAGTACGGCATCACCCGGGTGAACAAGCCCGTCGACATCAACCGCGCACTGCGTCGCGCGGGCCTGCTCGAGGTGCACACCCAAGACGGCATGGAGTACCTCGACCCGATGGCGTCCCGTGCCTTCGCCGTCGCCGACCACCAGATCGCCCATGTCTATGTGCGGCGCCCCGAGGACCTCGACGCCACCCGCGCCGCCCTCGAAGGCATCCCCGGCATCGAGCAACTCCTCGACGACGAAGGCAAGAAGGCACACCACCTGGACCATCCGCGCGCCGGTGAACTCGTCGCGATCGCGGAGCCGGACGCCTGGTTCACGTACTACTACTGGCTCGACGACGCCCGCGCGCCCGACTTCGCACAGCTCGTCGAGATCCACCGCAAACCCGGCTACGACCCCGTCGAGCTCTTCATGGACCCCCAGGACCCCTACGTCCGGGTGAAGGCCGCGAGCGCGCTGGCCCGCAAGAAGCTCGGCATGCGCTACCGCATGGCGGTCGTGCCGCTGGATCCGTCACCTATTCGCGGCAGCCATGGCCGCCTCCCCACGAGCGAGGACGACAGTCCGCTCATCTTGTGCTCCACCCCCCGCGCCGTAAGCGGCCGTGTCGCGGCCACCGAAGTGAAATCGCTGTTGCTCCAGCTCGCGGGTCTGCACTGA
- the frc gene encoding formyl-CoA transferase: protein MTKALEGIRVLDMTHVQSGPSATQLLAWLGADVVKLEAPSGDITRKQLRDLPDVDSLYFTMLNCNKRSITLNTKTERGKELLTELIRRSDVMVENFGPGAVDRMGFTWDRIQEINPRIVYASIKGFGDGPYTNFKAYEVVAQAMGGSMSTTGFEDGPPLATGAQIGDSGTGIHAVAGILAALFQRENTGRGQRVNVAMQHAVLNLCRVKLRDQQRLAHGPLAEYPNEDFGDEVPRSGNASGGGQPGWAVKCAPGGPNDYVYVIVQPVGWQPITELIGRPELSDDPDWATPEARLPKLGKMFQLIEEWSSTLPKWDVLERLNAHNIPCGPILSTKEIIEDASLVANEMVVEVPHPERGTFTTVGSPLKLSDSPVDVISSPLLGEHNAEVFIGELGLGDEELRLLKSNGVI from the coding sequence ATGACCAAGGCTCTTGAAGGCATCCGCGTCCTCGACATGACGCACGTCCAGTCCGGCCCCTCGGCCACCCAGCTGCTCGCCTGGCTCGGCGCGGATGTGGTGAAGCTGGAGGCGCCGTCCGGGGACATCACGCGCAAACAGCTGCGCGACCTCCCCGACGTCGACTCGCTGTACTTCACGATGCTCAACTGCAACAAGCGGAGCATCACCCTCAACACCAAGACCGAGCGCGGCAAGGAGCTCCTCACCGAGCTGATCCGGCGCTCCGACGTGATGGTCGAGAACTTCGGCCCGGGCGCCGTGGACCGGATGGGCTTCACCTGGGACCGCATCCAGGAGATCAACCCGCGCATCGTCTACGCCTCGATCAAGGGCTTCGGAGACGGCCCCTACACGAATTTCAAGGCCTACGAAGTGGTCGCCCAGGCCATGGGCGGCTCCATGTCGACCACGGGCTTCGAGGACGGTCCACCGCTCGCCACCGGTGCCCAGATCGGTGACTCCGGAACGGGCATCCACGCCGTGGCCGGCATCCTCGCCGCCCTCTTCCAGCGCGAGAACACCGGCCGCGGACAGCGCGTGAACGTGGCCATGCAGCACGCCGTGCTCAACCTGTGCCGGGTCAAGCTGCGCGACCAGCAGCGGCTCGCGCACGGACCGCTCGCCGAGTACCCGAACGAGGACTTCGGTGACGAGGTCCCCCGCTCCGGCAACGCCTCCGGCGGCGGGCAGCCCGGATGGGCCGTCAAGTGCGCTCCCGGCGGCCCCAACGACTACGTGTACGTCATCGTGCAGCCCGTGGGCTGGCAGCCGATCACCGAGCTCATCGGGCGCCCGGAACTGTCGGACGACCCCGACTGGGCGACTCCGGAGGCGCGCCTTCCCAAGCTCGGCAAGATGTTCCAGCTGATCGAGGAGTGGTCCTCGACGCTGCCCAAGTGGGACGTCCTGGAGCGGCTCAACGCCCACAACATCCCGTGCGGTCCGATCCTCTCCACCAAGGAGATCATCGAGGACGCCTCGCTGGTCGCCAACGAGATGGTTGTCGAGGTCCCCCACCCCGAACGCGGCACGTTCACCACCGTCGGCTCCCCGCTGAAGCTCTCCGACTCCCCCGTGGACGTGATCAGTTCGCCGCTGCTCGGCGAGCACAACGCGGAGGTGTTCATCGGGGAGCTCGGCCTCGGCGACGAGGAACTGCGCCTGCTCAAGTCGAACGGAGTGATCTGA
- a CDS encoding OFA family MFS transporter: MTAEPIAARHASADPDATYREVTDARGRVYRIGESDREILGRPRWTMVALPWAAMLAISVFEYAFGAAENTLSAAHHWTSSNTFWVLSVWIFFQAAVSFPAGKLREKGILTSRAAMLTGSVLSLLGFVSLSHAPNVAAAMAGFGLLGGVGSGLIYSTCVNMVGKWYPERRGGKTGFVNGAFAYGAVPFIFLFSYGFDTSNYRTVLDLVGFYVLAVTLVAGLFFKDPPKNWWPSEVDPLRLDGDPRTAVALAKNPPAARQFTPGEALRTGVVPLMWVCMLCCAGVSIFGISFQVPFAKEMGFGPLIAASSMGVMSVINGTGRGVVGWLSDRLGRQRTLTYVCLVLAVAQFGVLWAGEIGNQPLFLFFAFLSGFSGGAFYPLFTALVPDYFGENNNASNYGMVYSAKLVSGLFGGGMGAMVVDSWGYIGAYTTAGVVSLVAAGLSLLLRQPGAPRARGALA, encoded by the coding sequence ATGACGGCGGAGCCCATCGCCGCACGACACGCGTCGGCAGACCCCGACGCGACGTACCGAGAAGTCACGGACGCGCGCGGTCGCGTCTACCGCATCGGCGAGAGCGACCGGGAGATCCTCGGCCGCCCACGCTGGACCATGGTGGCGCTGCCCTGGGCCGCCATGCTCGCCATCAGCGTCTTCGAGTACGCCTTCGGAGCGGCCGAGAACACCCTGTCGGCGGCCCACCACTGGACGTCGTCGAACACCTTCTGGGTGCTCAGCGTCTGGATCTTCTTCCAGGCCGCGGTCTCCTTCCCCGCGGGAAAGCTGCGCGAGAAGGGCATCCTGACCAGCAGAGCGGCGATGCTGACGGGCTCGGTCCTCTCGCTGCTCGGCTTCGTCAGCCTCAGCCACGCGCCGAACGTGGCGGCGGCGATGGCGGGCTTCGGCCTGCTGGGCGGCGTCGGATCCGGACTGATCTATTCGACCTGCGTGAACATGGTCGGCAAGTGGTATCCGGAGCGGCGCGGCGGCAAGACGGGCTTCGTCAACGGAGCCTTCGCCTACGGAGCGGTGCCCTTCATCTTCCTGTTCTCGTACGGCTTCGACACGTCCAACTACCGGACCGTGCTCGATCTCGTCGGCTTCTACGTGCTCGCCGTGACCCTGGTGGCGGGCCTCTTCTTCAAGGATCCGCCGAAGAACTGGTGGCCCTCCGAAGTCGACCCGTTGCGGCTCGACGGTGACCCGCGCACAGCCGTGGCACTGGCCAAGAACCCGCCCGCCGCACGGCAGTTCACTCCGGGAGAGGCTCTGCGCACCGGAGTGGTCCCTTTGATGTGGGTGTGCATGCTGTGCTGCGCGGGCGTCTCGATCTTCGGGATCTCCTTCCAGGTGCCGTTCGCGAAGGAGATGGGCTTCGGCCCGCTCATCGCGGCGTCGTCGATGGGCGTGATGTCGGTGATCAACGGCACGGGGCGCGGTGTGGTCGGCTGGCTCTCGGACCGGCTCGGCAGACAGCGGACCCTGACCTACGTCTGCCTGGTGCTCGCGGTGGCACAGTTCGGCGTGCTGTGGGCGGGCGAGATCGGCAACCAGCCGCTGTTCCTGTTCTTCGCCTTCCTCTCCGGCTTCTCGGGGGGCGCGTTCTACCCGCTGTTCACGGCGCTCGTACCGGACTACTTCGGAGAGAACAACAACGCCTCCAACTACGGCATGGTCTACAGCGCGAAGCTGGTCTCCGGCCTGTTCGGCGGCGGCATGGGCGCCATGGTCGTGGACTCCTGGGGGTACATCGGCGCCTATACGACGGCCGGTGTGGTGTCGCTGGTCGCGGCGGGCCTCTCCTTGCTGCTGCGGCAACCGGGCGCGCCACGCGCGCGTGGCGCGCTGGCCTAG
- a CDS encoding acetate--CoA ligase family protein gives MAEDRVLRVRTLLDSVRAEGRTSLTAPEGKVIADAYGIAVPGEELAADVEEAVAHAARFDGPVVMKIVSPDILHKTDAGGVVVGVEGPADVRAAFCRIVENARAYAPQARIEGVQVQELLPSGPSTQEVIVGAVTDPTFGKVVAFGLGGVLVEVLKDVTFRLAPVDADEALSMLDSIRAAEILRGVRGAAPVDRWAIAEQIRRVSQLVTDFPEIAEVDLNPVIATPQSAIAADIRIILSESAPKPRRTYTRAQMLASMRRLMQPRSVAVIGASNEQGKIGNSVMRNLIDGGFSGEIHPVNPRADDILGRKAYKSVTDVPGEVDVAVFAIPAKFVASALEEVGRKGIPNAVLIPSGFAETGEHALQEEIVAIGERHGVRLLGPNIYGYYSTWHDLCATFCTPYDVKGGVALTSQSGGIGMAILGFARTTKTGVSAIVGLGNKSDLDEDDLLTWFGEDPNTQCIAMHLEDLKDGRAFVEAARATVPKKPVVVLKAGRTAAGAKAAGSHTGALAGDDAVYDDILKQAGVIRAPGLNEMLEYARALPVLPTPQGDDIVIITGAGGSGVLLSDAVTDNGLRLMDIPEDLDAAFKAFIPPFGAAGNPVDITGGEPPSTYEATIRLGLEDPRIHALVLGYWHTIVTPPMVFAELTARVIAEFRERGIEKPVVASLAGDVEVEEACQYLFERGVVAYPYTTEKPVAALGAKYRWARAAGLLGGDR, from the coding sequence ATGGCCGAAGACCGCGTGCTGCGGGTGCGTACGCTCCTCGACTCGGTGCGCGCCGAGGGACGCACGTCCCTGACGGCCCCCGAGGGCAAGGTGATCGCGGACGCCTACGGAATCGCCGTACCGGGCGAGGAGCTGGCGGCCGATGTCGAGGAGGCCGTGGCGCACGCCGCCCGCTTCGACGGTCCTGTCGTCATGAAGATCGTCTCCCCCGACATCCTGCACAAGACCGACGCGGGCGGCGTGGTGGTCGGCGTGGAGGGCCCGGCCGACGTGCGGGCGGCCTTCTGTCGGATCGTCGAGAACGCCCGCGCATACGCCCCACAGGCCCGCATCGAGGGCGTACAGGTGCAGGAGCTCCTGCCGAGCGGTCCCTCGACTCAGGAGGTCATCGTCGGGGCGGTGACGGACCCCACCTTCGGGAAGGTCGTCGCCTTCGGACTCGGCGGCGTCCTCGTGGAGGTCCTCAAGGACGTCACGTTCCGTCTCGCGCCCGTCGACGCCGACGAGGCCCTCTCGATGCTCGACTCGATCCGGGCCGCGGAGATCCTTCGGGGGGTGCGCGGTGCGGCGCCGGTGGACCGGTGGGCGATCGCCGAACAGATCCGCCGGGTCTCCCAACTGGTCACCGATTTCCCCGAGATCGCCGAGGTGGACCTCAACCCGGTGATCGCCACTCCGCAGAGCGCGATCGCGGCGGACATCCGGATCATCCTCTCCGAAAGCGCCCCGAAACCCCGGCGCACCTACACGCGCGCGCAGATGCTCGCCTCGATGCGCCGCCTGATGCAGCCCCGCTCCGTCGCCGTCATCGGCGCCTCCAACGAGCAGGGCAAGATCGGCAATTCGGTGATGCGCAACCTCATCGACGGCGGCTTCTCCGGAGAGATCCATCCGGTGAACCCCAGGGCCGATGACATCTTGGGCCGCAAGGCGTACAAGAGTGTCACGGACGTTCCCGGTGAGGTGGATGTGGCGGTCTTCGCGATCCCCGCCAAGTTCGTGGCCTCAGCCCTGGAAGAAGTGGGCCGCAAGGGCATACCCAACGCGGTACTGATCCCCTCGGGCTTCGCGGAGACGGGCGAACACGCCCTCCAGGAAGAGATCGTGGCGATCGGCGAGCGGCACGGAGTGCGGCTGCTCGGCCCGAACATCTACGGCTACTACTCGACGTGGCATGACCTGTGCGCCACGTTCTGCACGCCCTACGACGTGAAGGGCGGGGTCGCCCTCACCAGCCAGTCGGGCGGCATCGGGATGGCCATCCTCGGTTTCGCGCGCACTACGAAGACGGGTGTTTCCGCGATCGTCGGGCTCGGCAACAAGTCGGACCTGGACGAGGACGACCTGCTCACCTGGTTCGGCGAGGACCCCAACACCCAGTGCATCGCCATGCACCTGGAGGACCTCAAGGACGGCCGCGCCTTCGTGGAGGCCGCCCGGGCGACCGTTCCGAAGAAGCCGGTCGTGGTCCTCAAGGCGGGGCGCACGGCGGCGGGCGCGAAGGCCGCGGGATCACACACGGGCGCCCTGGCGGGCGACGACGCCGTGTACGACGACATCCTGAAGCAGGCAGGTGTGATCCGCGCGCCCGGGCTCAACGAAATGCTGGAGTACGCGCGCGCGTTGCCGGTCCTGCCCACTCCCCAGGGCGACGACATCGTCATCATCACGGGCGCGGGCGGCTCGGGCGTGCTGCTCTCCGACGCGGTGACCGACAACGGTCTGCGGCTGATGGACATCCCCGAGGACCTGGACGCGGCCTTCAAGGCGTTCATCCCTCCGTTCGGGGCCGCGGGCAATCCCGTGGACATCACCGGGGGCGAGCCTCCCTCGACGTACGAGGCGACGATCAGGCTCGGCCTGGAGGATCCGCGCATCCACGCCCTGGTCCTCGGCTACTGGCACACGATCGTCACCCCTCCCATGGTCTTCGCCGAGCTCACGGCCCGCGTGATCGCGGAGTTCCGCGAGCGCGGCATCGAGAAGCCCGTGGTGGCGTCCCTCGCGGGCGACGTCGAGGTGGAGGAGGCCTGCCAGTACCTCTTCGAGCGGGGCGTCGTGGCGTACCCGTACACGACGGAGAAGCCGGTCGCCGCGCTCGGCGCGAAGTACCGGTGGGCCAGGGCCGCGGGGCTGTTGGGGGGCGATCGATGA